The following are encoded in a window of Amaranthus tricolor cultivar Red isolate AtriRed21 chromosome 2, ASM2621246v1, whole genome shotgun sequence genomic DNA:
- the LOC130802601 gene encoding small heat shock protein, chloroplastic-like, with protein MASNALNCGAICSPIVSNTSCRKLGSLGPCSVSFPAPKKASVQSRMAVRAQQAGGENKEGSHHVDVQVQKNNPNHNQSTYVERRPRRLAVDISPFGLIDSFSPMRSMRQMIDTMDRLLEDTMAMPSGTGSIRAPWDVMEDENEIKMRFDMPGLTKEDVKVSVEDNMLVIKGEHKKEEGSGDQNSWGKRSYSSYNTKLQLPENCEVDKIKAELKDGVLYISIPKTKVERKVIDVHIQ; from the exons ATGGCGAGCAATGCATTGAATTGCGGTGCAATCTGTTCACCAATTGTTTCAAACACAAGTTGTAGGAAATTGGGTAGTTTAGGGCCATGTTCAGTGTCATTTCCAGCACCCAAAAAAGCTTCAGTACAGTCTCGTATGGCAGTAAGAGCTCAACAAGCTGGTGGCGAGAATAAAGAGGGTAGTCATCATGTTGATGTACAAGTACAAAAAAACAACCCTAACCACAACCAATCCACTTATGTTGAGCGCCGCCCTCGGCGCCTTGCTGTCGATATATCTCCTTTCG GATTGATCGACTCATTTTCCCCAATGAGATCGATGCGCCAAATGATAGACACAATGGACCGTCTGTTAGAAGACACGATGGCAATGCCAAGTGGTACGGGCTCGATTCGAGCACCATGGGACGTCATGGAAGATGAAAACGAGATCAAGATGAGGTTCGACATGCCGGGACTGACCAAGGAAGACGTCAAAGTATCAGTAGAAGATAACATGCTAGTGATCAAAGGAGAGCACAAGAAGGAAGAAGGATCAGGTGATCAAAACTCATGGGGTAAAAGAAGTTATAGTTCTTACAATACTAAACTTCAGTTACCTGAGAATTGTGAAGTAGATAAGATTAAGGCGGAATTGAAGGATGGTGTTCTTTACATATCTATTCCTAAGACTAAGGTTGAACGCAAGGTTATCGATGTGCATATCCAGTGA
- the LOC130802606 gene encoding small heat shock protein, chloroplastic-like, producing MTSKILSFGASPASLYPVSSNVSSKSPGLRPCFVAVPIPKKPCLRSSTVVKAISGGWMGKDSKDYRVKVKYPKESNDNQSMLSRRLSLDISSFGRLSESVQPQIRALRDVQESDEKIEMWFDLPGFSKEDVNISVQNDMLIIKTSKEGDNNAATTDTRIQLPSEKCDMDKIEAMLKDGVLYISILQKDDNSIDLNIEGS from the exons ATGACAAGCAAGATATTGTCATTTGGTGCTTCACCTGCATCATTATATCCTGTTTCAAGTAACGTTTCTAGCAAATCACCTGGATTACGCCCATGCTTTGTGGCTGTTCCAATACCAAAAAAACCTTGTTTAAGATCATCTACAGTGGTAAAAGCTATAAGTGGTGGATGGATGGGTAAGGATAGCAAAGATTATCGTGTTAAAGTGAAGTATCCCAAGGAGTCTAACGATAACCAGTCAATGTTGAGTAGAAGGCTTTCTCTTGACATCTCTTCTTTTG GACGATTAAGTGAGTCGGTTCAGCCCCAGATTCGGGCGCTACGAGATGTGCAAGAAAGCGACGAAAAGATCGAAATGTGGTTCGACTTGCCAGGATTCTCAAAGGAAGACGTAAATATATCAGTCCAAAATGACATGCTCATCATCAAGACCAGCAAGGAAGGAGATAATAATGCCGCAACGACAGATACAAGGATACAATTACCAAGTGAAAAATGCGATATGGATAAGATTGAGGCTATGCTTAAAGATGGAGTTCTTTACATCTCTATTCTTCAAAAGGACGACAATTCAATCGACTTGAACATTGAGGGAAGCTAA